A part of Candidatus Eisenbacteria bacterium genomic DNA contains:
- a CDS encoding acetate--CoA ligase family protein has translation MPRTLEPLFRPRSIAVIGASRRRDSIGGAILRNLIEQEFQGPIYPVHRDASYVQSVPAYPSVEAVPGPVDLAIVVVPAVSVLEAVEACGRKGVRALVVISAGFKEVGAEGREREIALREAVRRHGMRLVGPNCLGILNTDPGVRMNATFAPVQPPPGRVAFSSQSGALGLAILDYARELNLGISQFVSVGNKADVSGNDLIEFWAQDDGTDVILLYLESFGNPSKFVQLARRVSREKPIVAVKSGRTVSGARAASSHTGALAGSDQAVDALFHQSGVIRTDTIEELFDTALLLAYQPVPTGKRVAILTNAGGPGIMAADACESAGLTLPALSAKTTKALRAFLPAEASVRNPVDMIASARAESFEKALALLVADENVDAVIVIFVPPLVTGAPDVARAILAGGKGSKKPILSCFMGSHGIPESLKSLNEGHIPSYAFPEAAARTLARVAVYGRWRAGEPGSTPKLKNVNAAAAREEIERFLSAGADASGGWLPPDLLLPLLGAYGIRTPELRPAGNRGEAAAVAKQIGFPVAMKVKSPDAVHKTDVGGVKLSLRTEEEAAKAFDEIRASLAKAKPGARFEGVTVEPMVSGGIETIVGMSRDPLFGPVVLFGLGGVAVELLRDVSVRVAPITDRDAEEMVGEIRGAPLLDGYRGAAPVDKASLLDLLHRVSRLAVDHPEILELDLNPVVAFPGGKPALVLDARVRVGAAPSSPAPAPSEDGEKDAPAGIPAAAAPAR, from the coding sequence GTGCCGCGCACCCTCGAGCCTCTCTTCCGTCCTCGGTCCATCGCCGTCATCGGCGCCTCGCGGAGGCGCGACTCGATCGGCGGCGCCATCCTCCGGAACCTGATCGAGCAGGAGTTCCAGGGACCGATCTATCCGGTCCATCGCGACGCCTCGTACGTCCAGTCGGTGCCCGCCTACCCGAGCGTCGAGGCCGTCCCGGGCCCCGTGGACCTGGCGATCGTGGTGGTTCCGGCGGTCTCGGTCCTGGAGGCCGTGGAAGCGTGCGGGAGGAAGGGCGTTCGCGCCCTCGTCGTGATCTCGGCCGGGTTCAAGGAGGTCGGGGCCGAAGGGCGGGAGCGTGAGATCGCCCTCCGTGAAGCGGTCCGCCGCCACGGGATGCGTCTCGTCGGGCCGAACTGCCTCGGCATCCTCAACACGGATCCCGGGGTCCGCATGAACGCGACCTTCGCGCCCGTCCAGCCGCCGCCGGGACGCGTGGCGTTCTCCTCGCAGAGCGGCGCCCTGGGGCTCGCCATCCTCGACTACGCCCGCGAGCTGAACCTCGGCATCTCGCAGTTCGTGAGCGTCGGCAACAAGGCAGACGTGTCCGGAAACGACCTCATCGAGTTCTGGGCCCAGGACGACGGCACGGACGTCATCCTTCTCTACCTCGAGTCCTTCGGGAATCCCTCGAAGTTCGTCCAGCTCGCGCGGCGCGTGTCGCGCGAGAAGCCGATCGTGGCCGTGAAGAGCGGACGCACGGTGAGCGGCGCGCGGGCGGCCTCGTCCCACACGGGGGCGCTCGCCGGGTCGGACCAGGCCGTCGACGCGCTCTTCCATCAGAGCGGCGTGATCCGGACGGATACGATCGAGGAGCTCTTCGACACGGCGCTCCTCCTGGCGTACCAGCCGGTGCCGACCGGGAAGCGGGTCGCGATCCTCACCAACGCGGGCGGCCCGGGCATCATGGCCGCGGACGCGTGCGAGTCGGCCGGACTGACGCTGCCGGCGCTCTCGGCGAAGACCACGAAGGCGCTGCGCGCGTTCCTTCCGGCGGAGGCGAGCGTACGCAATCCCGTCGACATGATCGCGTCCGCCCGGGCGGAGTCCTTCGAGAAGGCGCTCGCGCTGCTCGTCGCGGACGAGAACGTCGACGCCGTGATCGTGATCTTCGTCCCGCCGCTCGTGACCGGAGCGCCCGACGTGGCGCGCGCGATCCTCGCGGGCGGCAAGGGGAGCAAGAAGCCGATCCTCTCCTGCTTCATGGGCTCGCACGGGATTCCCGAGAGCTTGAAGTCGCTGAACGAGGGGCACATTCCTTCGTACGCGTTCCCCGAGGCCGCCGCGCGCACGCTGGCGAGGGTGGCCGTGTACGGGCGCTGGCGCGCGGGGGAGCCCGGCTCCACGCCGAAGCTCAAGAACGTGAACGCCGCCGCCGCGCGCGAGGAGATCGAGCGGTTCCTCTCGGCCGGAGCGGATGCGTCCGGCGGATGGCTCCCGCCGGATCTCCTCCTGCCGCTCCTCGGCGCGTACGGCATCCGTACCCCGGAGCTCCGTCCCGCGGGAAACCGAGGCGAGGCCGCCGCGGTCGCGAAGCAGATCGGGTTTCCGGTCGCGATGAAGGTCAAGTCTCCCGACGCCGTGCACAAGACCGACGTGGGAGGGGTGAAGCTGAGCCTGCGCACGGAGGAGGAGGCGGCGAAGGCTTTCGACGAGATCCGCGCCTCGCTCGCGAAGGCGAAGCCCGGTGCGCGCTTCGAAGGGGTCACCGTGGAACCCATGGTCTCGGGTGGCATCGAGACGATCGTCGGAATGTCGCGGGATCCGTTGTTCGGTCCCGTGGTGCTCTTCGGGCTCGGCGGCGTGGCCGTGGAGCTCCTGCGCGACGTGTCGGTGCGCGTGGCGCCGATCACGGACCGCGACGCGGAGGAGATGGTCGGCGAGATCCGCGGAGCGCCGCTCCTCGACGGCTATCGCGGGGCCGCGCCCGTGGACAAGGCTTCACTCCTCGACCTCCTCCACCGCGTGTCGCGCCTCGCCGTGGACCACCCGGAGATCCTGGAGCTGGATCTGAATCCCGTGGTGGCCTTCCCGGGCGGGAAGCCGGCCCTGGTGCTCGACGCGCGAGTCCGCGTCGGCGCGGCCCCGAGCTCGCCGGCCCCCGCTCCTTCCGAGGATGGAGAGAAGGACGCGCCCGCCGGAATTCCCGCGGCGGCCGCTCCCGCGCGTTGA
- a CDS encoding phosphatase PAP2 family protein encodes MSRSVIRARLRPEEAMTLAFFAVLFMALAAMSTSNAVLEGPAASYPGSSVRLLFLVASVAVFLALIRFRPNWELARDSMPFVFCGNVYASLHDLIRFFRAPDITASLARWDAALFGGVQPTVWAEQFIHPVWTDFFTVCYWLFYVCAPLLGLFLWLKGDRRAFRYTMVSVVLCLYLGYVGYFAFPAAPPRLWMPEAYAIPLEGNTILDLTRSATAAVPLTAKGAFPSLHCAVALLALLLAWKHLRWFFWVQLPFALGLVLGTVYLRHHWVVDILAGFTVTIVAFVAAPWIEDRWNASGRSVRREPVATGVGDVADTPLERHAAGR; translated from the coding sequence TTGAGCCGATCCGTCATTCGCGCCCGGCTTCGCCCCGAAGAGGCGATGACGCTCGCGTTCTTCGCCGTTCTCTTCATGGCGCTCGCCGCGATGAGCACGTCGAACGCGGTGCTCGAGGGTCCTGCGGCTTCGTATCCCGGCTCGTCCGTCCGGCTCCTCTTCCTCGTCGCCTCGGTGGCGGTCTTCCTGGCGCTGATCCGCTTCCGTCCCAACTGGGAGCTGGCGCGCGACTCGATGCCGTTCGTCTTCTGCGGGAACGTCTACGCGAGCCTCCACGACTTGATCCGCTTCTTTCGTGCCCCGGACATCACCGCCAGCCTGGCGCGGTGGGACGCGGCCCTGTTCGGCGGGGTGCAGCCGACGGTATGGGCCGAGCAGTTCATCCACCCGGTCTGGACGGATTTCTTCACGGTCTGCTACTGGCTCTTCTACGTGTGCGCGCCGCTTCTGGGGCTCTTTCTCTGGCTGAAGGGAGACCGGCGGGCGTTCCGCTACACGATGGTCTCGGTCGTGCTCTGCCTCTACCTCGGGTACGTGGGCTACTTCGCGTTCCCGGCCGCGCCGCCGAGGCTCTGGATGCCGGAGGCGTACGCGATCCCCCTGGAAGGGAACACCATCCTCGACCTCACGCGGTCGGCGACCGCCGCGGTGCCGTTGACCGCGAAGGGAGCCTTTCCCTCGCTCCATTGCGCGGTCGCGCTCCTCGCGCTCCTGCTTGCCTGGAAGCACCTGCGCTGGTTCTTCTGGGTGCAGCTTCCGTTCGCGCTCGGCCTCGTTCTGGGGACCGTGTATCTGCGGCACCACTGGGTCGTGGACATCCTGGCCGGATTCACGGTGACGATCGTCGCGTTCGTGGCGGCGCCGTGGATCGAAGATCGCTGGAACGCCTCCGGGCGATCGGTCAGGAGAGAGCCGGTGGCGACCGGCGTGGGGGACGTGGCGGACACGCCTCTCGAGCGGCACGCCGCGGGCCGCTAG
- a CDS encoding glycoside hydrolase family 1 protein, giving the protein MTQVQAGTPSSRLRPLSFLWGVATSAYQIEGGIEGNDWPAWEAVPRRIKDGARAGAACLSWERWEEDLDLICGLGLNAYRFSIEWSRIEPTPGRYDEDAIRRYGAMLDGCRARSIEPVLTLHHFTNPAWFASAGGWEERQNLDAFRRFARLAAERFGDRVDLWITLNEPEVYGFYAYDSGIFPPGVRDRARALVVIANMIEAHGLAAQEIRDADRIDADGDGKPALLGAAKHWTLLEPRRPWSPLDRLASHWQHLVFNEAVVRALAGGPIDFRLPGLPAVRRTVDALRGSSDFIGVNYYTRWQVSALGNEPLTARPGAPVSDLGWEIHPDGLETVLLRMARFGLPLLVTENGIADAEDRWRPEFLRASLAALDRARRLGVDVRGYFHWSLFDNFEWADGHSGRFGLYRTDFENPRDARIERPSARVYASEVARRSEAPRVSPR; this is encoded by the coding sequence ATGACCCAAGTGCAAGCTGGGACGCCCTCTAGCCGGCTCCGCCCGCTCTCCTTTCTCTGGGGCGTGGCGACCTCCGCGTACCAGATCGAAGGCGGGATCGAAGGCAACGACTGGCCCGCGTGGGAAGCGGTGCCGCGACGCATCAAGGACGGCGCGCGTGCGGGGGCGGCATGCCTGAGCTGGGAGCGATGGGAAGAAGACCTCGATCTCATTTGCGGGCTCGGGTTGAACGCGTACCGGTTCTCGATCGAGTGGAGCCGCATCGAGCCCACACCCGGGCGGTACGACGAGGACGCGATCCGCCGCTACGGCGCCATGCTCGACGGCTGCCGGGCTCGCAGCATCGAGCCTGTCCTCACGCTTCACCACTTCACGAATCCCGCGTGGTTCGCCTCGGCGGGAGGCTGGGAGGAGCGCCAGAACCTCGACGCGTTCCGGCGGTTCGCGCGTCTCGCGGCGGAGCGGTTCGGCGACCGGGTCGATCTCTGGATCACCCTGAACGAGCCGGAGGTGTACGGGTTCTACGCGTACGATTCGGGGATCTTCCCGCCCGGCGTGCGGGATCGCGCCCGCGCGCTCGTCGTCATCGCGAACATGATCGAGGCGCACGGCCTCGCGGCGCAGGAGATCCGCGACGCGGATCGTATCGACGCGGACGGCGACGGCAAGCCGGCGCTCCTCGGCGCGGCGAAGCACTGGACGCTGCTCGAGCCGCGCCGCCCCTGGTCGCCGCTCGACCGGCTCGCGAGCCACTGGCAGCACCTCGTGTTCAACGAGGCCGTGGTTCGGGCGCTGGCGGGCGGACCGATCGACTTCCGCCTCCCGGGGCTGCCGGCCGTACGGCGAACCGTCGACGCGTTGCGTGGGTCCTCGGACTTCATCGGGGTCAACTACTACACGCGCTGGCAGGTGAGCGCGCTCGGCAACGAGCCGCTCACGGCGCGACCGGGCGCGCCGGTGAGCGACCTCGGCTGGGAGATCCATCCGGACGGGCTCGAGACCGTCCTTCTCCGGATGGCGCGATTCGGCTTGCCGCTCCTCGTCACGGAGAACGGAATCGCCGATGCCGAGGACCGCTGGAGGCCCGAGTTCCTCCGCGCGTCCCTTGCCGCTCTCGACCGCGCGCGCCGGCTCGGCGTCGACGTGCGCGGGTACTTCCACTGGTCCCTCTTCGACAACTTCGAGTGGGCCGACGGACACTCGGGCCGGTTCGGGCTCTACAGAACGGACTTCGAGAACCCCCGCGACGCGCGGATCGAGCGTCCCAGCGCGCGCGTGTACGCGTCCGAGGTAGCGCGGCGCTCGGAAGCACCACGGGTCTCGCCGCGCTAG
- a CDS encoding Gfo/Idh/MocA family oxidoreductase has protein sequence MSGPAPIRVHLIGTGFGGLVHAPAIASHPDFMLVGVASGHVENARRVAEAHGVSYATRDWKKMLDEVEADLVTIASPVDLHYPMARAALERKRHVLLEKPFALNAAQAKDLTAFAKSQKVVAVVNHEFRHKPGRAALARWIAEGKLGRVEHVLMKTRVPGWARDPSRKLTWLTERKRGGGFLGALGSHDIDQFLIYAGPIRRVFCRLRHLAPSAPGLSAAHRAISAEDCYTMLVEFRSGATGVIDTFGGARVRRERIEVFGSDDAFTVIDGDRIGRPAVGGGIEEVPVPEDLRLEPTDWAPLVAPFRVKLAMMRDAIRGTGTASPAFAEALEIQKVLDAARKSDQTGTWEIVEEV, from the coding sequence ATGTCCGGCCCCGCGCCCATCCGCGTTCACCTGATCGGAACCGGTTTCGGCGGCCTGGTCCACGCGCCCGCGATCGCGTCGCACCCCGACTTCATGCTCGTGGGGGTCGCGAGCGGACACGTGGAGAACGCCCGGCGGGTAGCAGAGGCGCACGGCGTCTCGTACGCCACCCGGGACTGGAAGAAGATGCTGGACGAGGTCGAGGCGGACCTCGTGACCATCGCGAGCCCCGTCGATCTCCACTATCCCATGGCGCGCGCCGCTCTCGAGCGCAAACGCCACGTGCTGCTGGAAAAGCCCTTCGCGCTCAACGCCGCGCAGGCGAAGGACCTCACCGCGTTCGCGAAGTCACAGAAGGTGGTCGCGGTCGTGAACCACGAGTTCCGCCACAAGCCCGGCCGCGCCGCGCTCGCGCGCTGGATCGCGGAAGGGAAGCTGGGACGGGTGGAGCACGTCCTCATGAAGACGAGGGTCCCGGGCTGGGCACGGGATCCCTCGCGCAAGCTCACCTGGCTCACCGAGCGGAAGCGCGGCGGCGGATTCCTCGGCGCGCTCGGATCCCACGATATCGACCAGTTCCTGATCTACGCCGGCCCCATCCGCCGGGTGTTCTGCCGCCTGCGCCACCTAGCCCCTTCGGCGCCGGGCCTGAGCGCGGCGCATCGCGCGATCTCGGCCGAGGACTGCTACACGATGCTCGTCGAGTTCCGGAGCGGCGCGACCGGGGTCATCGACACCTTCGGCGGCGCGAGAGTGCGAAGAGAGCGGATCGAGGTCTTCGGCTCCGACGACGCGTTCACCGTGATCGACGGGGACCGGATCGGCCGTCCTGCGGTGGGCGGTGGGATCGAGGAGGTTCCGGTCCCGGAGGATCTGCGACTCGAGCCGACCGACTGGGCGCCGCTGGTCGCCCCGTTCCGCGTGAAGCTCGCGATGATGCGGGACGCGATCCGGGGAACCGGCACGGCGTCACCGGCGTTCGCCGAGGCGCTCGAGATACAGAAGGTGCTGGATGCGGCGAGGAAGAGCGATCAAACGGGAACGTGGGAAATCGTGGAGGAGGTTTGA
- a CDS encoding FlgD immunoglobulin-like domain containing protein translates to MTPRATWSPHVGRKRTLLVAGLTALFALLFATSPAAADLTSIATEPPNPTICDSVAVVVSGATPTPCYEIVFTELNGPVELPTMGPIPTYEIRVRIVLRHVTPPGGACPAVIQPYQKAFTLPRPLRFGTYWVRAVEYLVQDGSETPQDTLSSSFNVTFSDACPTDACILLGFGTPVGDRWCHASAPPGGRASLPITLMNPVPVGGMQTDVVSVFHRDPLAGSVRADSHLVVVPVDVVTTDRTSGFQVAWTAEGSRVRVILYPTTSGAEIAPGQGSIFRVIYQVSSHAVEQVQLVMLEETIVADPLGNTIFHCPTIRPPELTVDYGRICIGTPGCDLNEDGTSNILDIVQLVNCALAGGGSEACPDEVAARADCNGDGGVDIRDVICCIRKILGSGGFGTTDPGEGTGDPTRIGFTGPVQWITPLTGRAEVEVEPGSGFAGIDFAIDAASSGARIAGLRLLPGSGLQLESSVAPDGSSARAMLLQMGGGSSTGGEAGDAMRSDAGLVTATILVDLVPLFPVGDGGALNLVGAQSANRHAVTMPTMISSGSAPVPDLATPVTPSVTAARPNPFRDETEIAYALPAATHATLRVYSASGRLVRTLVDSAMPAGVHRAHWDGKDSTGRPVSSGIYFFRFTAAEVTRTQRLMLLR, encoded by the coding sequence ATGACCCCTCGAGCCACCTGGTCCCCACACGTCGGCCGGAAACGAACGCTCCTGGTAGCGGGTCTCACCGCGCTGTTCGCTCTTCTGTTCGCGACATCACCCGCCGCGGCGGACCTGACCTCCATCGCGACGGAGCCGCCGAATCCGACCATCTGCGACTCGGTGGCCGTGGTTGTCTCGGGAGCGACGCCGACCCCGTGCTACGAGATCGTCTTCACGGAACTGAACGGCCCGGTCGAGCTTCCGACCATGGGTCCGATCCCGACGTACGAGATCCGGGTGCGGATCGTCCTGCGCCACGTGACGCCTCCGGGAGGCGCCTGCCCCGCGGTGATCCAGCCGTACCAGAAAGCGTTCACGCTCCCACGACCACTTCGCTTCGGCACGTACTGGGTACGTGCCGTCGAGTACCTGGTCCAGGATGGATCGGAAACCCCGCAGGACACCCTCTCCTCCTCGTTCAACGTCACGTTCTCCGACGCGTGCCCGACGGACGCGTGCATCCTCCTGGGATTCGGGACACCGGTGGGCGATCGCTGGTGCCACGCCTCGGCGCCTCCCGGCGGGAGAGCCTCGCTCCCGATCACGCTCATGAATCCCGTTCCGGTCGGCGGCATGCAGACCGACGTGGTTTCGGTCTTTCATCGGGATCCGCTCGCCGGCAGCGTGCGCGCCGACTCGCACCTCGTCGTCGTGCCGGTCGACGTCGTGACCACGGATCGAACGTCCGGTTTCCAGGTCGCCTGGACCGCCGAGGGCTCGAGGGTCAGAGTCATCCTCTACCCGACAACGTCCGGAGCGGAGATCGCACCGGGTCAGGGCTCGATCTTCCGCGTGATCTACCAGGTGAGCTCCCATGCGGTGGAACAGGTCCAGCTCGTGATGCTCGAAGAGACCATCGTCGCCGATCCGCTCGGCAATACCATCTTCCACTGCCCGACCATCAGGCCCCCCGAGCTCACGGTCGATTATGGGCGGATCTGCATCGGCACCCCCGGATGTGACCTCAACGAGGATGGTACTTCGAACATCCTCGACATCGTCCAGCTCGTGAACTGCGCGCTCGCCGGAGGCGGCTCGGAGGCGTGTCCCGACGAGGTGGCCGCGCGCGCGGACTGCAACGGCGACGGCGGCGTCGACATACGTGACGTGATCTGCTGCATCCGGAAGATCCTGGGCTCCGGAGGATTCGGAACTACGGATCCGGGCGAAGGGACGGGCGACCCGACGCGAATCGGATTCACGGGACCGGTCCAATGGATCACGCCGCTCACGGGCCGGGCGGAAGTCGAGGTCGAACCAGGATCCGGTTTCGCCGGGATCGACTTTGCCATCGACGCGGCGTCGTCCGGTGCTCGGATCGCCGGCCTGAGGCTGCTGCCGGGGAGCGGGCTCCAGCTGGAGTCGAGTGTCGCGCCGGACGGATCCTCCGCCCGTGCGATGCTGCTTCAGATGGGCGGAGGTTCGTCGACGGGAGGGGAGGCCGGCGACGCGATGCGATCGGACGCCGGGCTCGTCACCGCGACCATCCTCGTCGACCTGGTCCCGTTGTTCCCCGTGGGCGACGGCGGCGCGCTGAACCTTGTCGGGGCCCAGAGCGCGAACCGCCACGCGGTCACAATGCCCACGATGATCTCCTCGGGGAGCGCGCCGGTTCCCGATCTCGCAACCCCGGTGACACCGTCGGTGACGGCGGCGCGTCCGAATCCGTTCCGGGACGAGACCGAGATCGCCTACGCGCTCCCGGCGGCCACACATGCCACCCTGCGCGTCTACAGCGCGTCGGGAAGGCTCGTGCGCACGCTGGTGGACTCCGCGATGCCCGCGGGCGTGCATCGCGCGCACTGGGACGGGAAGGATTCCACGGGAAGGCCGGTCAGCTCCGGGATCTACTTCTTCCGGTTCACGGCCGCCGAGGTCACGAGGACGCAGCGCTTGATGCTTCTGAGGTGA
- a CDS encoding M1 family metallopeptidase, giving the protein MTRRQSRAVAEVAPTAQDPSRPRSQAAAVLVSFALLAALGLPVASAPPAAAAEELLRLPTEVQPSFQEIRLDLDARKQDYSGSVRIDLRVSSQVPAIHFHGQEMTLTRVELKPKKGPARVLTAKEGNEGMVRADDGKPVAPGEYTLSIDFTNDFDKRATSLYRLETGGEAYTFTQFQAIDARMAFPCFDEPLFKFPYQAIVSVPEAHEAVSNTPIEKSSVKNGVKTVTFRKTKPLPSYLLAFATGPLEYVPMWGLSVPGRIVVPKGSKHLAETAAKMTPPLLKAVEAYFGSPYPYEKLDMIAVPEFSPGAMENPGAITYGDRFILFDPKTMSTAQKRLFAIFTAHELAHMWFGDMVTMKWWDDIWLNESFAEWLGDKIAHQVYPDLEVDTRALQELQTAMVMDARLTTRAIRQPVKSVSNLLQNVDALTYKKGQATLGMFERFVGPETFRKGVLAYMKKHQWGNAEAKDLWNALSEAAKVDLHAPMATFLDQAGIPLVRAELLEQGQVRLSQRRFLNYGVTAPEDHLWQIPVTLRYSDGDSVRAHSVLLREAAMTVTLPGVNGTKVAWLHPNAAGGYYRWSVDAPALHALAAAAPRVLDPAQRIGFVQNLTALLGAGELRGDDYMRLLAAFGNDEDPGVVGTLGGPLGLIEAAFVEESLEDEYAAYVRRVLEPAAKRFGLDRAAPGEAPAVSILRPQLLTWLAREGRDETAIAHAERLAKSFLADRGSVDPSLVGAVIPLSAIRGDAALFDEYRKRFEAAQAPTDRGPLLDALGAFRDAALRERALAYALSPPVRPHEVFDIPQSMAETPAYQQQVFDWTLAHYDEIVKKIPPVYAVFLPHAGGGCHEGRISKAKEFFSMPEHSPPGTEVELARMLESGNDCLGLRKREGAAVARYLTQVAQAK; this is encoded by the coding sequence ATGACCCGTCGCCAGAGCCGCGCCGTCGCCGAAGTCGCACCCACCGCACAAGATCCTTCGCGCCCGCGATCGCAGGCGGCCGCGGTCCTCGTCTCCTTCGCGCTTCTCGCCGCCCTCGGACTCCCCGTCGCCTCGGCACCTCCAGCGGCCGCGGCCGAGGAACTCCTACGTCTTCCCACGGAGGTCCAGCCGTCGTTCCAGGAGATCCGCCTGGATCTGGACGCCCGGAAGCAGGACTACTCCGGCTCCGTGCGGATCGACCTCCGCGTCTCGAGCCAGGTGCCCGCGATCCACTTCCACGGCCAGGAGATGACCCTCACGCGCGTGGAGCTGAAGCCGAAGAAGGGCCCGGCACGCGTGCTCACCGCCAAGGAAGGCAACGAGGGCATGGTGCGCGCGGATGACGGCAAGCCCGTCGCCCCCGGCGAGTACACCCTCTCGATCGACTTCACGAACGATTTCGACAAGCGCGCGACCTCGCTCTACCGGCTCGAGACGGGCGGCGAGGCGTACACCTTCACTCAGTTCCAGGCGATCGACGCGCGCATGGCGTTCCCCTGCTTCGACGAGCCGCTGTTCAAGTTCCCGTACCAGGCGATCGTCTCGGTTCCGGAGGCGCACGAGGCCGTCTCGAACACGCCGATCGAGAAGTCCTCGGTGAAGAACGGCGTGAAGACGGTGACCTTCCGGAAGACGAAGCCCCTCCCGTCCTACCTCCTCGCCTTCGCGACCGGGCCGCTCGAGTACGTGCCGATGTGGGGCCTCTCGGTGCCCGGACGCATCGTCGTCCCGAAGGGGAGCAAGCACCTGGCGGAGACCGCCGCGAAGATGACGCCTCCGCTCCTCAAGGCGGTCGAGGCGTACTTCGGATCCCCGTATCCCTACGAGAAGCTGGACATGATCGCGGTCCCCGAGTTCTCGCCCGGCGCGATGGAGAATCCGGGCGCGATCACGTACGGGGACCGGTTCATCCTGTTCGATCCCAAGACCATGAGCACGGCGCAGAAGCGCCTGTTCGCGATCTTCACGGCGCACGAGCTGGCGCACATGTGGTTCGGCGACATGGTCACGATGAAGTGGTGGGACGACATCTGGCTGAACGAGTCCTTCGCGGAGTGGCTGGGAGACAAGATCGCGCACCAGGTCTATCCGGACCTCGAGGTGGACACGCGCGCGCTCCAGGAGCTCCAGACCGCCATGGTGATGGACGCGCGCCTCACCACGCGCGCCATCCGCCAGCCGGTGAAGTCCGTCTCGAATCTGCTCCAGAACGTGGACGCGCTCACCTACAAGAAGGGCCAGGCGACGCTCGGCATGTTCGAGCGCTTCGTCGGCCCGGAGACGTTCCGCAAGGGCGTCCTCGCCTACATGAAGAAGCACCAGTGGGGGAATGCCGAGGCGAAGGACCTCTGGAACGCGCTCTCCGAGGCGGCGAAGGTCGATCTCCACGCCCCCATGGCCACGTTCCTGGATCAGGCGGGGATCCCGCTCGTCCGGGCGGAGCTGCTCGAGCAGGGGCAGGTGCGGCTCTCGCAGCGCCGGTTCCTGAACTACGGCGTGACCGCTCCCGAGGATCACCTCTGGCAGATCCCGGTGACGCTGCGCTACTCGGACGGAGACTCCGTGCGCGCGCACTCGGTCCTGCTCCGGGAGGCGGCGATGACGGTCACGCTCCCGGGCGTGAACGGCACGAAGGTCGCGTGGCTCCACCCGAACGCGGCCGGCGGCTACTACCGGTGGAGCGTCGACGCGCCCGCACTCCACGCGCTCGCGGCCGCGGCGCCGCGCGTTCTCGACCCGGCGCAGCGGATCGGATTCGTGCAGAACCTGACGGCGCTCCTGGGCGCCGGGGAGCTGCGAGGTGACGACTACATGCGGCTCCTGGCCGCGTTCGGGAACGACGAGGACCCGGGCGTGGTGGGCACGCTCGGCGGCCCGCTCGGCCTGATCGAGGCCGCGTTCGTCGAGGAGTCGCTCGAGGACGAGTACGCGGCCTACGTCCGGCGGGTGCTCGAGCCGGCGGCCAAGCGGTTCGGTCTGGACCGCGCCGCTCCGGGCGAGGCGCCGGCCGTCTCGATCCTTCGCCCCCAGCTCCTCACGTGGCTCGCGCGGGAGGGAAGGGACGAGACCGCGATCGCGCACGCCGAGCGGCTCGCGAAATCCTTCCTCGCGGACCGCGGGTCGGTCGACCCGTCGCTCGTGGGAGCCGTGATCCCGCTCTCCGCGATTCGCGGCGACGCCGCGCTCTTCGACGAGTACCGGAAACGCTTCGAGGCCGCGCAGGCGCCCACGGATCGCGGGCCGCTCCTCGACGCGCTCGGAGCGTTCCGCGACGCGGCGCTGCGCGAGCGCGCGCTGGCCTACGCGCTGAGCCCGCCGGTGCGCCCGCACGAGGTCTTCGACATCCCTCAGTCCATGGCCGAGACGCCCGCGTACCAGCAGCAGGTGTTCGACTGGACGCTCGCGCACTACGACGAGATCGTGAAGAAGATCCCGCCCGTGTACGCCGTGTTCCTGCCGCACGCGGGAGGAGGCTGCCACGAGGGGCGAATCTCGAAGGCCAAGGAGTTCTTCTCGATGCCCGAGCACAGCCCGCCGGGAACCGAGGTCGAGCTCGCCCGAATGCTGGAGTCGGGGAACGACTGCCTGGGGCTGCGGAAGCGCGAAGGCGCGGCGGTCGCGCGCTACCTCACGCAGGTCGCCCAAGCCAAGTAG